Part of the Zingiber officinale cultivar Zhangliang chromosome 8A, Zo_v1.1, whole genome shotgun sequence genome, tttagcgaaaatgctcaaggttgggcatttgaatgtaatgaacagtaaatatcttcattattcaactggtatatgctcaaggatgagcatttaatgAAAATAACGGGTATGAGATCTTTATTTGAAtcatgttgtgaacaacgagtgaagttgtgaacagaGGATGAGTAACTCTTCATGGGGAAAGTTTCTTTTTGacgtgtgccaatagggggagaatgtaggattaagttaggccttcattatctaagagggagtttgccctcttagggggagaatgtagggtttaacttatatcttcattacctagtggcataaaGTAAGTTCaggttatgggattagcctaatttacaagtggtattgttaagtggtattgtcaaacatcaaaaaagggaagattgttggtgcaatattccctatgtCAAGGTTGGCCTGGTTGATTGAGCtggaattggttcaagctcgagtcttgatgtttggctttcaatgtttgacaatacatggagacaagacatggagattgcaggtgcaattattcatgtggtgagattgtgaagaagagtcaagtaggtcaaggttgactggatacttgactggaaagtcctagtgagtgaagctaggcagtatggaaagtcctagtgagtgaagtcaggcagattgaaagtcctggtgagtgaagccaggcagattgaatgtccttgtgagtgaagccaagcagattgaaagatctagtgagtgaagctaggtagtatggaaagtcctagtgagtgaagctaggctgtatgggaaatcctggtgagtgaagccaggcaattaggaaagtcctggtgagtgaagccaggcacgaggaggaaagtccaagtaggtcaaagggattgaccagatacttggcacgaggaggaaagtccaagtgggtcgaagggattgatcggacacttagtgagcgagttctagtaggtcaagggtggccagatgctaggcatgatgtaccaacaggtcatggttgaccggatgttggtttggggggactttggatttggttttgggaaaaaaccaagggttggatcgatcagccgatcgattggctcatgcccaatcgattagctgatcgattgggagagtccccacgacaagtcttctcccaatcgatcagtggatcgattggggagaaggaTCGTGTGAACAGaacgtctctggatcgatcggtcgattgatccagagcccccaatcgattagtggatcgattaggaggtTCGATTCTCCGCgttaagccctggatcgatcagccgatcgatccaagcaattcctgagagcacagaggcgctctggatcgatccactgatcgatccaaagcctccccaatcgattgggagcaatccaatcgatcgggatccgaccgttggcatcgtatttagctgtaggcattcgattccttcggcagaacttctaCTGTTCATCTCAGATCCTCAgagcaactccacagcttctccaaaagttcagatcgccagtccttgaaggttcttggaggtcttccaagtcaagaggcggatcaaaagcaagaaagaaaagctagggttagggttttcagttgtAAAACCTATAAGATTTCATGTATTTatttttccctttgctttcttcttgtagtgtgaacttgtagggcttttccgcctttggtagttaccataaaggagggttttcatagtagagggtgcgtgagtgtgtggatccttagattagtcacctcttgtgaggtagatatcaagtaaatcattttattagcgttgtgtattttggttctttgtatttccgctgcatatctttgaaaaaacaagcaacgtcaagcacgacaagcgcaccgagctattcacccccccccctccctcctagctacataatcggtcctaaCATAAGCTtagtgctggaggtgcctcggagagCTTTGAAGACACCCTCCAGTGGATAAAATCCGCAAGTTGCGGGTTTTATCATTTCTAAAGATAAGGGGATAAAAGCTGCTACTAAAAGGAGCCTCGGACGAAGCTGAATGTGCCTTCAACAGTCTATCTATGCCCTGTTCTAGCAGCCTTCTAAATAGATCTTCTCTATGAGTTGTAAAGACTTTTATACTACTGCAAACACGTCCGACTCTACTCTGCTATTGCTTTGCGACTTCCAACTACTGCTAGCAGATCGACACCAGTTCCTGAGCGCTTCTAGATACTCTTTTCTGTGAGTTGGTAATGAAGTTAATTATTgcatttctttattatttgcaaagAGGGAGTGTAGGTTGTTTCACTTCCCTTCCTTTGAGATCTTTTATTCGATTCTCTTCCGGTAattccggaagaggtttttagtgaattGCTCATCGATACGATCCGAGAAATCATGGGTCTcggagtaggagttgccgaagattccgaaccaagtaatcgaTCGTGTACTTATGTTTTCGTTTCTGTTTTTGTTTAATTCCACTACACACACTTTGTTgttaaaagaataaaaaagacAAGTTTttaaatcacatgattcacctccCTCCTCCCTCCTCATGTGCTTACGATCCTATAGAAATGAGGCAGCAAACGATGACAAGGTTGTAAATGGCCCCCTCATGAAGTCGCGAACGGCCGCCTCACGAAGCCACGAATGACTGCCTCATGAAGCCACTAGCGATCACTTCACGAAGCCACGACCCCGCCTCGCATGGCTCACACAATTGCGTGTTGAAATCTTCACCGTGGAATTGATTGACGAGAGGAAGGAAACAGGGTAATTTCATGTAGGAATAGGGTTTGAGGgcaaaagaagaggaagactAAGAGGAAGAGGTTTAGTTTAAAATAAGGGTTTGAAATGCTGAGAAAAAATTAACTGGGTTTAATGAGGCAggatctcctggaccactttttgtggtccaggggatgTGTCACTCATATTTGTGGTCGAATCGTGGTCGCGATCCGGCCTCAAATGATTACGATCTCTTCCTGGGTTCATCGTCTCtaccaggttatagtttttgttcggagcgggcggCCGGAGGCTGCCCGGAGGATACCCTCGCTCGGTGCCCAGTAACCtggccacttatccaccaccggaggcCTTCGGGCGGTCTCCAGCCGCCTGCTCTGAATAAAAATTATAACTTGGTGGGGACGGTGAATCCAGAAAGAGATCGCAACCATTTGCGGTCGGATCGCGATCCGGCCGCAAATGCTGCAAATGTGAATAGTACATCTCCTGGACCAcaaaaaagtggtccaggagatctGTGCTCGGGTTTAATAGGATTCACATTGTAAAAATCGTTGGTATAGATTATCtaatatgtttttttattattatttttagaattaataaaTTTTAGCAAATACCATTAAAAATTAcgtatgatcataatttaaatcaaatggCCTTAAGAAAAACCTGCTGTTAAAGGTCTTGTTGCAATaacaactaaataaaattttgtaGTTAAAGGCATGACATTAATGATCGAAATATAAAATACTGTCGTTGATGATAAAGCATCAATGATGGGAAAAAAATGTCGCCATTAATACATATACATCAACGATGAACATTTAATCCAGTCGCTATTGAACCATCGTCGTtaaaatttcattgttaaaagcATCTTTTAATAATCGTCTACAGAATTTGTTGAATAATACTTGTCTAAACAATCGTCTACAGAATTCGttgaacaaaacttggacacttgaattattattatatatacataatacatccttttattttaTGGTGTAGTATATTGGTAAAACATTTAAAGGatcaataaaataattaaatcttaaatGAAATGAAACGAATATATTTTAGAGGATAACAGAGGAGCAATAAACGGATGgaagtttaataaataaataaaaaaatgtcaTGCAAAGATCGTAACAAAAACGAATAttgaatgaaaaagaaaaaagaaaaaacaaacaaactctACATTAAGAGGCAAAGTTAAACCCTAAACTAAAGAAGGGAGGGCTTTTAGGTTGAAGTGCCTAGAGGTTAAAACTCaaaccctaaatcctaaatccGGTTAAAacatagaaatttaattttaaatcagATATATATTCAGGGTATTTGAGACACTTCACTTTAATTAATAATACTCCCTTtggatttttgtaaaaaaaaacatagattCGAGGATTCTAAGAGTGTTTGTTcttagaattaaaaaataataatacttcTTAATTTATTGTTAGAATCTTTGTGAAAAatgaaaatagaatatttttcccCCGTGATCCAACAGATGTAGATCAGTTCAGCCTCCTGCAATTAACTCGGATCTCTCCCCTGCTCCCTGTCAAGGGGCCGATGTTTCCCATCCTCACCATGGCCGCTGCGAAGTCCCGGTTGAAGACCGCCGCGTCGGAGCTGTAAAGCCGAACCAGTGCGTCCTGAGAGCCGCCGTTGAAGAGCTCCTGATCGGAGTGCAGCAGGCCCTGCTGCACCAACAGATTCTGGTAGTACTGGTTGTCGAAGGCCGCCGGAGTCTGGACGTCCAGCGGCGCCAGGCTGCCGTCGCCGCCTGACGACGGGCAGCTCCGCCGGCGGAGCGCTGCGAAGCTGGCGTTGACGTTGGCGTCGCCGTTGATGCGGGAGCGGAAGGTGGCGCACCGGGCCTGCCCGATGGTGTGCGCGCCGGAAAGCGCGGTCATGTCGCGCGCGCTCAAGCCCTTGGCCGAGAACGCGGACACGAGCTGGCGGAGGTTGGATCCGGGCCCGGGGAGGTTGCTGTTGGCCGCGCTTTGGCTGGCCGTCCTCGCGTCCCTCCGCCCCAACTGCACAGTCCACGTAGGTCCTCCAAGCTACAGAAATCAACCCGATCGCTCATCAACAAACAAAGCTTGAATCTTATCGGACGATCATAAAAGAGTCGTCGATCGATCGCTTACCAGGACGACGCCGTCACGAGCAGAGAGCGCGAGGATGTCGGCGCACGAGACGGTGGCTCGGCAAGCGGCCTCTACGTTGGCCTTGATGGCGTCGATGACTTCGAAGCCACGGGCAGAGTTTGCATTGGGACCGGCGTTCTTCTCGCCGGTGAAACTAGACGTGTCGTCCAAAAGGATCGATCCGTCGCAGCCCTGAAtaccaaaaataatattaaatctgtgttaaaaaaaaaacagagagagagagagagggaaaaATCCTCTGAATGAGGAAATGTGCATGAAAATTTTACGAACATTGACGAAGCAGTCGTGGAAGAAGAGGCGGAGGATGGAGGCAGCCATCCGCTGCTCCCTGTTGACGGCCTGCGTCATGGCTGATCGCACGATGGACTCCAGGTTCGGGCAAGAACTGTCGTAGAACGCCGGCGAGAGCTGAGCATCGGCGGCTCCGGCGAGCAGAGCAAGGAAACAGAAGAGGAGAATTCTGGTAGTAAGCAATGCGGCCATGGCTGGCTGCTGAACCAATGGAATTGCTCGAGTTGGGATGGCGAGGACAGAGAAGGGATTGCAGTATCTATAGTGTTGCTGTATGCAGCCGCATAGTTTTAAGAGAACTGTGGGTTGACGTCAAACATTGCGAGCTCTCTGATCCGCAGCCAAATGAGTTTCCGAGAGATTTCGTGACATGGCAACGTTGTGCACACTGTAAGCTAAATTGTGGGCGTTGACTGGAAGGGGGATGGGTCTAATTGCATTAGTTGGATTGGGGAGCTTCGTCCAACGACGACACTATTGTTGACGCGCACGTGTTAGATAGGAATTCAAGAATTCAACGAATCGATCGAGACATGATGTAGCTATCCTGAAAATACACAGCCTCCTCTTTGTTTATCTACCGAATAAATCCAAAACATTACTTATGCAGATTGGTCATTCCATGAGCACGAGTAGTGTTATGTTCAATAAGAGCTCAAATCGATCGACCCGAAGTGAACACACTTTGTCGAGATGGGCTGAGAATTGGTTGATTTCGCCAAAGGCGAACGCAGTGACGAGCGTGCCTTGACTGAGATGGCTGGGTTAAGGTTCACCCAACTACTGCCTTCTCGCATATGGCAAGAGAGGAATGGAAGATATCTTCTAAAAACTAGTTAGACATTGAAACTAATATCAATAGCATACCAAATGATGTTTCCTTGAGGCTGAGTGAAGATAAATGTGGTAGAGTTAGGGGTCGAAACGTATAGAAAAAGATCAACACTACTGGCGGAGTAGCAGTTACAGAAGAAGAAATGGTCATTGACAGGAAACCAGTGAATTGGTATAGTAACCAAATGAGTCAAAAAATTATGAGTTCGCTAGGGAATAATTATAAGGCACCAAGTCAGGTGGAGAGATCTGAAGGTCGAGTCAGATACTGATCTGAGGATCAAGTCCAGACGAACCAAGTCAAAATCAGTTATCGGGTAGGCGCAAGTGCTTAGTCTTAACAAGATTTGCAGCTTAATACAGACAAGGAAACAACAATAGAGAAGAAGACTGGAAAATTCAAGCAAGCTAAATGCTTTGTGCATGATGTAGCCAAAGTGATTCCAACTGTCGCACAATGCTTAAGCAGGACACATTTTCTAACAAGtagtttaaaatataaatagtTCAAAGGTTTATAGTTCTACCGAACCACAAGTGACCAATTGGAAATTTAACACAGCCCTAAATATCATTAATCATAAAAAAATCTGTAAAAGATGAAACTACAAATTGTGTACCATGCAGTTTTCTATTGTATCAACAGCTAGAAAATTTGTTTGGTTTCCTACAACCGTTGCAGCATGCAAATTAAATACCAATTTAGATAATTTATTTTCTCACAAATTAAAGCATACCAGACAACATTAACTCAAAGGCTATCCAGTTAAATAAGAGGCTCTGACTGTTCAGATAACTAGTTATAGCTATAGAAACTAAGGATCCCTATCAAGTTTCTTTGGCTCTTATAGCAGAAAAGAAGAGGAACAAAGCGTTAAATGAGCAACATATGAGATTCGACTCAGACTTGCCGGAGAGAAATGGTCATGGAACTCGATTCAACTGGAGGCAAAGCGTGGCATGCGTGGCCTCACAGGTGTCTTTGAAGGATTCACCCTGAAGCACAGGAAATTCATCCACTTTCA contains:
- the LOC122009538 gene encoding peroxidase P7-like gives rise to the protein MAALLTTRILLFCFLALLAGAADAQLSPAFYDSSCPNLESIVRSAMTQAVNREQRMAASILRLFFHDCFVNGCDGSILLDDTSSFTGEKNAGPNANSARGFEVIDAIKANVEAACRATVSCADILALSARDGVVLLGGPTWTVQLGRRDARTASQSAANSNLPGPGSNLRQLVSAFSAKGLSARDMTALSGAHTIGQARCATFRSRINGDANVNASFAALRRRSCPSSGGDGSLAPLDVQTPAAFDNQYYQNLLVQQGLLHSDQELFNGGSQDALVRLYSSDAAVFNRDFAAAMVRMGNIGPLTGSRGEIRVNCRRLN